CCCTACACCCTGCTGGTGGCGGTGGCGCTGTCGGCACAGACCACCGACAAGAAGGTCAACCAGGTCACGCCCGCACTGTTCGACCGAGCGTCGACCCCGGAAGAGATGGCCGCGCTCGACCCCGATGAGATCCTTGGATTCATCCGGGAGGTGGGCCTGGCCCCGACGAAGTCGCGCAACCTGTCGACGATGGCCCATCAGATCGTCGAGGCCGGTGGCGAGCTGATCCCCACGTTCGAGTTCCTGGAGTCGCTCGCCGGGGTCGGCCACAAGACCGCCGGCGTGGTAATGGCGGCCTCGTTTGGGGTGCCGGCGTTTCCGGTCGACACCCACATTCAACGACTGGCCGCCCGGTGGGGCCTGTCCAACGGCACGACCGTGGAGAAGACCGAGGCCGACCTCAAGGCGGTGTTCCCTCGCGACACGTGGAACCGCCGCCACCTGCAGATCATCTACTTCGGCCGTGACTACTGCCCCGCCCGACGACACGACCTGACCACGTGCGAGATCTGTTCGTGGGCGGCCTCCAAGAGGCGCATCGCCGAGGAGGCGCCGCGGTAGCGGTAGAGCCTGAGGCCCGGCGGTGTATGTTCACTTCATGCGGCGTATACAGCTCTACATCGAACCGGACGTCGACCACCTCCTGTCGGCCGCTGCGGCCCGGACGGGCACTACCCGCTCGGCCATCGTTCGGCAAGCGCTGAGCGCCTGGCTGGCTGGATCGGTGGCTCCCGGGCACGACCCACTCGACGACCTCGTTGGATCGATCAACGCGGACAGTTCTGACGACATCGACGCCGTCATCTACGAGTCGTGAGGTACGTCGACACCTCCTTCTGGATCGGAATGCAGTTCGATCGGGACGGCCACCACCAGACGGCAGCAAAGATCTGGACTGAGAACCGCGGCCCGATGCGAACATCCAACCTGGTGATGGGCGAGACATGGACCTTCCTACGCCGAAAGGCCGGATTTGATGCTGCGGTGAAGTTCATCGACACCGTGGAACAATCCGGCCGGATCTCCGTCGTCACCGTGGATGAGACCGTGGATCGCCGGGCTTGGGACTGGTTGCGTGGCCGAAGCGACCGAACGTATTCCTACGTCGATGCAACCAGTTTCGAGATCATGCGTCGTGAGCGGATCAGCGAGGCCCTTGCCTTCGACGGCGATTTCTCCGCGGCAGGTTTTGTCGAAATCCTCCCGACCTGAAGGGTAGGTGGGTGCTGACTGCGTCCCCGCCGTCAGCTCTCTGCACCCGAGGCGGCGCCCTCGGCGATGGCCGCCACCACCGACTCGTCGGCCAGCGTCGTGGTGTCACCCAACTCGCGACCCTCCACCACGTCGCGAAGCAGGCGGCGCATGATCTTGCCCGAGCGGGTCTTGGGGAGGTCGGGCACGATGATGACGGCCTTGGGTCGGCTGATGGCACCCAACTTGATCGACACGTGTTGGCGGATCTCCTCGCCCAGCTCGTCGGACGGCTCGTTGCCGCCTCGCAGGATCACGTAGCCCACAATGGCCTGACCCGACACGTCGTCCTTGGCCCCCACGACTGCCGCCTCGGCCACCGATGGGTGATCGACCAGCGCAGACTCCACCTCGGCGGTGGAGATGCGGTGGCCCGACACGTTCATCACGTCGTCCACGCGACCCAACACCCACAGGTAGCCGTCGGGGTCCAGCCGGGCGCCGTCGCCGGCGAAGTACCGGCCCGGATAGCGGCTCCAGTAGGTCTCCTGGTAGCGGGCGGGGTCGCCCCAGATGCCGCGCAGCATCGCCGGCCACGGCTTGGTGATGGTGAGGTAGCCCCCGCCCTCGGTGGCGACGTTGCCCTGGTCGTCGACGACCTCCACCTCGATGCCGGGCAGGGGCCGGGTGGCCGAGCCGGGCTTGGTGGGCACGATGCCCGGCAGCGGCGAGACCATGCATGCCCCGGTCTCGGTCTGCCACCACGTATCGACGATGGGGCACCGCTCCGCCCCGATGAACTCGTGGTACCACATCCACGCCTCGGGGTTGATGGGCTCGCCCACCGTGCCGAGCAGCCGGAGCGAGGACAGGTCGTGACGGTCCGGCTCCTGTGCCCCCCACTTCATGAAGGTGCGGATGGCGGTGGGGGCCGTGTACAGCTGGGTGACGCCATAGCGCTCGATGATGTCCCAGAACCGGTCCTTGGACCACGATGAGGCATCACCCGTGCGGTTGTCCTCGGTGGGCGTATCGGGCGTGCCCTCGTACATCACCCCGGTGACCCCGTTGGTGAGCGGACCGTACACGATGTAGCTGTGGCCGGTGACCCAACCGACGTCGGCGGCGCACCAATAGGTGTCGGTCTCGGGCTTGAGGTCGAAGATCTGCTTGGTGGTCCACGCCACCTGGGTGAGGTAACCGCCGGTGGTGTGCACGATGCCCTTCGGCTTGGCCGTGGTGCCCGAGGTGTAGAGGATGTACAGGGGGTCCTCGGCGTCCATCTCCTCGGGTTCGCAGCGGGCGTCCGCAGCGGCCACAGCGTCGGCGTAGGCGACGTCGCGGCCCTCGACCATGGCGACCTCGGTGTCGCAACGGTTGACCACCAGCACCTTCTCGACAGTGGGGCACTGCTCCATGGCGGTGTCGACGTTGGGCTTGAGCGCCGAGGGCCTGCCCCTGCGGTAACCGGCGTCGGCGGTGATGACCACCTTGGCCTCCGCGTCGTTCACCCGGTCGATGATCGAGTCGGGTGAGAAGCCCCCGAAGATCACGGAATGGATCGCACCGATGCGGGCGCACGCAAGCAGCGACATGGGCAGCTCGGGGACCATCGGCAGGTAGATGACCACCCGGTCGCCCTTCTCCACCCCGAAGCCCCGCAGCACGTTGGCCAGGCGCGACACGTCCTCCAACAGCTGGGAATAGGTGATGGTGCGGGTGTCGCCCGGCTCGCCCTCCCAGTGGTAGGCAACCCGGTCGCCACGGCCTGCGTCGACATGCCGGTCCAGGCAGTTCTCGGTAACGTTCAGCTTGCCGCCCACAAACCACCTGGCGTACGGCAACTCCCATTCCAGCGTGGTCTCGAAGTCCTTGCGCCAGGTGATCAGGTCCCGGGCGATCTCGGCCCAGAACGCCTCCGGGTCGGCAGCCGCCCGGTCGTAGATCTCGGCGTCCGGCAGGTTGGCCTGCGCCACGAACTCCTCCGATGGCGGAAACGTCCGCTCCTCGGACTGATAGTTCTCGATGGTCCGGCTGCTGGTTGGGTCGCTCACTGATCCCCCTTGGGTTGCTCGTGAGTGCACCATACCGGCACAGCCCTCGCCGATGGTTCCCGCGATCGGTCCACAGGTTTGACCGACGGCGTTTCGGCCGACAGCCTTCGGGCGACGCAATTGGTGACCAAGCCGAATGTGCCCCGACCCCAAGGAACCACGTGCTGCCGCTGATCTGCATCGACGTCGACGGAACCCTGATCGGCAGCTCCGGCGTGCCGAGCGACGGCGTGTGGGCCGCTGCCGAGGCGGCCGTGGCCCGTGGCCAGCACCTGGCCATCTGCACGGCCCGGGTGGCGGTCGGCCCCACCTGGGACTACGCCCAACGCCTCGACCCCACCGGAGTGCACATCTTCCATTCCGGCGCCACGCTCATCCACGCCGACACCCGCGAGGTGAACGGCGAGGAGGTGAGCGAACCCACCATTGCCGCCTGCGAGGCGCTGGCGGCAATGCGCGGCTGGGTGCTGGAGTACTACTCGGCGTTCGAGATTGCCTGCCCGTCGACCGACCCGTTGGCCGAGGCCCACGCCGGCCTGTTGGGCATCCCCCACGTGCCGAGGGGCCGAGACGCCCTCACGGGGCCGGTGGTGCGGCTGC
This genomic stretch from Candidatus Microthrix parvicella Bio17-1 harbors:
- a CDS encoding HAD hydrolase family protein, yielding MLPLICIDVDGTLIGSSGVPSDGVWAAAEAAVARGQHLAICTARVAVGPTWDYAQRLDPTGVHIFHSGATLIHADTREVNGEEVSEPTIAACEALAAMRGWVLEYYSAFEIACPSTDPLAEAHAGLLGIPHVPRGRDALTGPVVRLQFVVPIGDTDTVLAAVPESAQGTAATSPAMAEAAFVSVTKAGVSKASAITKLACSMGIGTGSVMMVGDGHNDVSAMEVVGWGVAMGNADPSALAASRIKVGHVDDDGLAEALALSTTLD
- a CDS encoding ribbon-helix-helix domain-containing protein, which gives rise to MRRIQLYIEPDVDHLLSAAAARTGTTRSAIVRQALSAWLAGSVAPGHDPLDDLVGSINADSSDDIDAVIYES
- a CDS encoding endonuclease III domain-containing protein, producing the protein MRRVDKADRIGEILDRLYPDPPIPLDHRNPYTLLVAVALSAQTTDKKVNQVTPALFDRASTPEEMAALDPDEILGFIREVGLAPTKSRNLSTMAHQIVEAGGELIPTFEFLESLAGVGHKTAGVVMAASFGVPAFPVDTHIQRLAARWGLSNGTTVEKTEADLKAVFPRDTWNRRHLQIIYFGRDYCPARRHDLTTCEICSWAASKRRIAEEAPR
- a CDS encoding type II toxin-antitoxin system VapC family toxin yields the protein MRYVDTSFWIGMQFDRDGHHQTAAKIWTENRGPMRTSNLVMGETWTFLRRKAGFDAAVKFIDTVEQSGRISVVTVDETVDRRAWDWLRGRSDRTYSYVDATSFEIMRRERISEALAFDGDFSAAGFVEILPT
- the acs gene encoding acetate--CoA ligase; the protein is MVHSRATQGGSVSDPTSSRTIENYQSEERTFPPSEEFVAQANLPDAEIYDRAAADPEAFWAEIARDLITWRKDFETTLEWELPYARWFVGGKLNVTENCLDRHVDAGRGDRVAYHWEGEPGDTRTITYSQLLEDVSRLANVLRGFGVEKGDRVVIYLPMVPELPMSLLACARIGAIHSVIFGGFSPDSIIDRVNDAEAKVVITADAGYRRGRPSALKPNVDTAMEQCPTVEKVLVVNRCDTEVAMVEGRDVAYADAVAAADARCEPEEMDAEDPLYILYTSGTTAKPKGIVHTTGGYLTQVAWTTKQIFDLKPETDTYWCAADVGWVTGHSYIVYGPLTNGVTGVMYEGTPDTPTEDNRTGDASSWSKDRFWDIIERYGVTQLYTAPTAIRTFMKWGAQEPDRHDLSSLRLLGTVGEPINPEAWMWYHEFIGAERCPIVDTWWQTETGACMVSPLPGIVPTKPGSATRPLPGIEVEVVDDQGNVATEGGGYLTITKPWPAMLRGIWGDPARYQETYWSRYPGRYFAGDGARLDPDGYLWVLGRVDDVMNVSGHRISTAEVESALVDHPSVAEAAVVGAKDDVSGQAIVGYVILRGGNEPSDELGEEIRQHVSIKLGAISRPKAVIIVPDLPKTRSGKIMRRLLRDVVEGRELGDTTTLADESVVAAIAEGAASGAES